From a region of the Methylocystis hirsuta genome:
- a CDS encoding tetratricopeptide repeat protein, which translates to MSAQGPLPLYNQDRVDDSTFIANFVARHAEFDSLLASLRANAKGGAARHEIIVGARGMGKTSLLRRIAIAIGEDEELSRAFIALRFREEQYNVISLAAFWRNCCDALAEWYEKAARPDLAKRLDAAIEKGDAGMLEAAFLDVCKALERRAVLLLDNLDLILDNLKDDDTWRLRSVLQSARGPIVIGAATQFLVQSGDRNAPFYEFFHPHILEPLGEKELLGCLRALASRRGEKGAPVLALLAKEPERALALYALTGGNPRILALIYQLLERADSHEIFSDLEALLDQVTPFYKARVEEYTGASQRAVIDAVALNWDPISSGEIAAATGIQVTTISPALDRLKRDGFIEEVQGSGARAKYQLAERFLNIWYLMRHGTRQTRQKLRWLTILLARLFSESELERLARDGERMTGVWRADWRHAVEEAYAEVVRSREEQLLESGDQLQDIFPKSLDPDDATREGARELLDQALRCAENDDFEGALILLDDWIARVGALEAPALQKSVAHVLLGKGIALRRLGRSEEEIAVYDDLIARSGVSVSPTLQVIVANALNNRGIVLGQIGRVEEALVTFDDLFARYGASQDPELEKNVAQALFNKGVMLARMGRAEEEIAVLDDFIARFGSSEASELQEQVARALLRKGARLGELGRAEEALVVYDDLTARFGATGAPALQEVVALALSAKSVALRRLGRHEAEIAVYDDLITRFGSSEAQKDSVGRALLMKGLTLAQSGLEEGIVVFDNLIARFGLSEAPALQETVARALFGKGVALWGLGRAEESVAVHNDLIARLGASNSPALQELVGDALLSKGFALGELGSRREEAILVYDDLIARFGTSEAPALQKRVADALLSKGVAFRQLGRAEEALVAYDDLSARLGASEAPALKELLAQACSGKGRLLADHFGRHEEAEAAYRKGLSSTPQDEILRVNLAWLLIETGRAKEAERVIVELSSLAPEGRALLDAGREIAADNFGSGVAHFGKVLDMQLEDGKSPFFEDLLRVLRLAAARGFGERLLDWFKESGNADRYAPVYGALVAKVRGEQYLRDLNPEVRRFAEKFYDFLSRPKKEEPPAKKPRRSTRRGR; encoded by the coding sequence ATGAGCGCGCAAGGCCCGCTCCCGCTCTATAATCAGGACCGCGTGGACGATTCGACATTCATCGCGAATTTCGTCGCGCGCCACGCCGAATTCGATTCGCTTCTCGCGTCTCTGCGCGCCAATGCGAAGGGCGGCGCGGCGCGCCACGAAATTATCGTTGGCGCGCGCGGCATGGGCAAAACGTCGCTGCTGCGCCGGATCGCCATCGCGATCGGCGAAGATGAAGAACTCTCTCGCGCCTTCATCGCGCTGCGCTTTCGCGAAGAGCAATATAATGTCATTTCGCTCGCGGCCTTCTGGCGCAACTGCTGCGATGCGCTCGCCGAATGGTACGAAAAGGCGGCGCGGCCCGATTTGGCGAAACGCCTCGACGCGGCGATCGAAAAAGGCGACGCCGGGATGCTGGAGGCCGCCTTTCTTGATGTCTGCAAGGCGCTGGAGCGGCGCGCCGTGCTGCTGCTCGACAATCTCGACCTCATCCTCGACAACCTGAAGGACGACGACACTTGGCGCCTGCGCAGCGTTCTGCAAAGCGCGCGCGGGCCGATCGTCATCGGCGCGGCGACGCAGTTTCTCGTGCAAAGCGGCGATCGCAACGCGCCGTTCTATGAATTTTTCCATCCGCATATTCTGGAGCCGCTAGGTGAAAAAGAGCTTCTCGGCTGTCTGCGCGCGCTCGCCAGCCGGCGTGGCGAGAAAGGCGCGCCCGTTCTCGCGCTGCTCGCCAAGGAGCCCGAACGCGCGCTCGCGCTTTACGCATTGACCGGCGGCAATCCCCGGATTTTGGCGCTGATTTATCAATTGCTGGAGCGCGCCGACAGTCACGAGATATTTTCCGATCTTGAAGCGCTGCTCGATCAGGTGACGCCCTTCTACAAGGCGCGCGTCGAAGAATATACGGGCGCCAGTCAGCGCGCCGTCATCGACGCCGTCGCCCTCAATTGGGATCCGATTTCATCCGGTGAAATCGCGGCGGCGACCGGCATTCAGGTGACGACGATTTCGCCGGCTCTCGACCGCCTGAAGCGCGACGGCTTCATCGAGGAAGTCCAGGGCTCGGGCGCGCGCGCCAAATATCAGCTCGCCGAACGCTTTCTCAACATTTGGTATCTGATGCGCCACGGCACGCGGCAGACTCGGCAAAAACTGCGCTGGCTGACGATATTGCTCGCGAGACTCTTCAGCGAATCCGAACTGGAACGCTTGGCGCGCGACGGAGAGCGCATGACAGGCGTTTGGCGCGCCGATTGGCGCCACGCCGTAGAGGAAGCTTACGCGGAAGTCGTCCGGTCTAGGGAGGAACAATTACTGGAATCCGGCGATCAATTGCAGGATATCTTTCCGAAGAGTCTCGACCCGGACGATGCGACGCGCGAAGGCGCACGAGAGCTGCTGGATCAAGCGCTTCGCTGCGCAGAGAACGACGACTTCGAGGGAGCGTTAATCTTGCTAGACGATTGGATCGCGCGTGTTGGAGCGTTGGAGGCTCCGGCGCTGCAAAAGTCAGTCGCGCACGTGCTGCTCGGCAAAGGCATCGCGCTCCGGCGGTTGGGCCGCTCCGAGGAAGAGATCGCCGTCTATGATGATCTGATTGCGCGCTCCGGGGTGTCGGTGAGTCCGACGTTGCAAGTGATAGTCGCGAATGCGCTGAACAATAGGGGCATTGTGCTTGGGCAAATCGGACGCGTGGAAGAAGCGCTTGTCACTTTTGACGATTTATTCGCGCGCTATGGAGCGTCGCAGGATCCTGAACTAGAGAAGAATGTTGCTCAAGCGCTGTTCAACAAGGGCGTTATGCTCGCGCGGATGGGCCGCGCGGAGGAAGAGATCGCCGTCCTTGACGACTTTATAGCGCGCTTTGGGTCGTCGGAGGCTTCAGAGTTGCAAGAGCAAGTCGCGCGCGCGCTGCTCCGCAAGGGCGCTAGGCTTGGGGAGCTGGGCCGCGCGGAGGAAGCACTTGTCGTCTATGACGATTTGACCGCGCGCTTTGGTGCGACGGGGGCTCCAGCGCTGCAAGAGGTAGTCGCGCTCGCGCTCAGCGCCAAGAGCGTTGCACTTAGGCGGTTGGGCCGCCACGAGGCGGAGATCGCCGTCTACGACGATTTGATCACGCGCTTTGGGTCGTCGGAGGCTCAGAAAGATTCGGTTGGGCGCGCTTTGCTCATGAAGGGTTTAACCCTTGCGCAATCGGGCCTCGAGGAGGGGATCGTCGTCTTTGACAATTTGATCGCGCGCTTTGGGTTATCGGAGGCTCCAGCGCTACAAGAGACAGTCGCGCGCGCGCTGTTCGGCAAGGGCGTCGCGCTTTGGGGGTTGGGCCGTGCCGAGGAGAGCGTCGCCGTTCATAACGACTTGATCGCCCGCCTTGGCGCGTCGAACAGTCCGGCGTTGCAAGAATTGGTGGGGGACGCGCTGCTCAGCAAAGGTTTTGCGCTTGGGGAACTGGGCAGCCGCCGGGAGGAAGCGATTCTCGTCTATGACGACTTGATTGCGCGCTTCGGAACATCAGAGGCACCGGCGTTACAAAAGCGAGTCGCGGACGCGTTGTTGAGCAAGGGCGTTGCATTTCGGCAGTTGGGCCGAGCGGAGGAAGCACTTGTCGCCTATGACGATTTGAGTGCGCGCCTTGGGGCGTCGGAGGCGCCAGCGCTGAAAGAACTTTTAGCGCAAGCCTGCAGTGGTAAGGGCCGTCTGCTTGCGGATCACTTCGGCCGCCATGAAGAAGCTGAGGCGGCCTATCGGAAAGGCCTTTCCTCCACGCCGCAAGATGAAATACTGCGTGTCAATCTTGCCTGGCTGCTTATAGAGACTGGTCGCGCCAAGGAGGCCGAGCGTGTGATCGTCGAATTATCGTCTCTGGCCCCTGAGGGCCGAGCGCTGCTCGATGCGGGGCGCGAGATCGCTGCCGATAATTTCGGCTCCGGCGTCGCCCATTTTGGCAAGGTGCTAGACATGCAGCTCGAAGACGGCAAATCGCCATTCTTCGAGGATTTATTGCGAGTGCTGCGTCTCGCGGCGGCGCGCGGATTTGGCGAGCGGCTGCTCGACTGGTTCAAGGAGAGCGGCAACGCCGACCGCTACGCCCCCGTCTATGGCGCCTTGGTCGCGAAGGTGCGCGGCGAGCAATATTTGCGCGATCTCAATCCGGAGGTGCGCAGATTCGCCGAGAAGTTTTACGACTTCCTGTCGCGGCCAAAGAAAGAGGAGCCGCCCGCCAAAAAGCCTCGGCGATCGACGCGAAGGGGACGGTAA
- the pyrH gene encoding UMP kinase, whose product MSDLTSTRRFKRVVVKLSGEALQGSAPHGLDAVTIARIAADLATAAAAGHEIAVVVGGGNFFRGIKGAETGIERARADSIGMLATVMNGLALEQAVEGQGRQARCLSAVSMPSICESFSRRAALHHLAKGRVVIAAGGTGNPFFTTDTGAVLRAAELSADAVLKATQVDGVYTADPKRDPTAERYDRLSHDEAIARNLAVMDTAAFALARENKIPILVFSIAEAGAIDGALSGRARATLVAP is encoded by the coding sequence ATGTCCGACCTCACGTCGACGCGACGATTCAAGCGTGTGGTCGTCAAGCTCTCCGGCGAAGCCTTGCAGGGTTCGGCGCCGCATGGTCTTGACGCCGTCACGATCGCCCGCATCGCCGCCGACCTCGCGACCGCCGCGGCGGCGGGACATGAGATCGCCGTCGTCGTCGGCGGCGGCAATTTCTTTCGCGGCATCAAGGGCGCCGAGACCGGCATCGAGCGCGCGCGCGCCGATTCGATCGGCATGCTGGCGACGGTGATGAACGGGCTGGCGCTGGAGCAGGCGGTCGAAGGGCAGGGGCGGCAGGCGCGCTGCCTGTCCGCGGTCTCGATGCCGTCCATATGCGAATCCTTTTCGCGCCGCGCCGCCCTGCATCATCTGGCCAAGGGACGCGTCGTCATCGCGGCCGGAGGCACCGGCAATCCCTTCTTCACCACGGACACCGGCGCGGTATTGCGCGCCGCGGAGCTCTCCGCCGACGCGGTGCTCAAGGCCACTCAGGTCGACGGCGTCTACACCGCCGATCCCAAGCGCGATCCGACCGCGGAGCGCTACGACCGTTTGAGCCATGACGAGGCGATCGCCAGAAACCTGGCGGTGATGGATACGGCGGCCTTCGCGCTCGCCCGCGAGAATAAGATCCCGATTCTCGTCTTTTCGATCGCCGAGGCCGGCGCCATCGACGGGGCGCTTTCCGGTCGGGCGCGCGCCACCCTCGTCGCGCCGTAA
- the frr gene encoding ribosome recycling factor — translation MAETFDLADMKRRMQGAVATLKHEFGGLRTGRASTSLLDPIHVEAYGQVSPLNQVATVSVPEPRLLSVQVWDKALVIAVDKAIREANLGLQPTVEGQNLRIRMPELNEQRRKELVKVAHKYAEEARVSVRHVRRDGLDILKKLLKDHAIPEDDEKRHEQEVQKATDETVKEIDAALAAKEKEIMQV, via the coding sequence ATGGCGGAAACTTTTGACCTTGCCGATATGAAGCGCCGCATGCAGGGCGCGGTCGCGACGCTCAAGCACGAATTCGGCGGACTTCGCACGGGACGCGCCTCGACGAGCTTGCTCGATCCGATTCATGTTGAAGCTTATGGGCAGGTTTCGCCGCTCAATCAGGTCGCCACCGTCAGCGTGCCCGAGCCGCGCCTGCTTTCGGTGCAGGTGTGGGACAAGGCGTTGGTCATCGCCGTCGACAAGGCGATCCGCGAGGCCAATCTCGGTCTTCAGCCGACCGTGGAAGGTCAAAATTTGCGCATCCGCATGCCGGAGTTGAACGAGCAGCGCCGCAAGGAACTCGTTAAGGTCGCGCATAAATACGCCGAGGAGGCGCGGGTCTCCGTGCGCCACGTGCGCCGCGACGGCCTCGACATTCTCAAGAAGTTGCTAAAGGATCACGCGATTCCCGAGGACGACGAGAAGCGCCACGAACAAGAGGTGCAGAAGGCGACGGACGAGACGGTGAAGGAGATCGACGCCGCGCTCGCCGCCAAGGAAAAGGAAATCATGCAGGTCTAG
- a CDS encoding isoprenyl transferase: MTESDILEAQTNAQRARTAPRHVALIMDGNGRWAAKRGLPRFEGHRRGVEALRRTVRAAIKLNIGYLTVYSFSAENWSRPREEVESLLTLLHRFIRNDLAELHASNVRVRVIGARADLAPDISDLLREAEQMTQANSGLTLVVAFNYGARQEIAAAARALAEMVAQGRLRPEEIDADAIARRLDTADIPDPDLIIRTSGEQRLSNFLLWQAAYAEFVFLPILWPDFDEAALSAAIAEYAHRDRRFGGLEAAARSAKTAS, translated from the coding sequence ATGACGGAAAGCGACATTTTGGAGGCGCAAACGAACGCTCAGCGCGCGCGCACGGCGCCGCGTCATGTCGCGCTGATCATGGACGGCAACGGCCGCTGGGCGGCGAAGCGGGGCCTGCCGCGCTTCGAAGGACACCGGCGCGGCGTCGAGGCGCTGCGCCGCACGGTGCGGGCGGCGATCAAGCTCAATATCGGCTATTTGACCGTCTATTCCTTCTCGGCGGAAAACTGGTCGCGACCGCGCGAGGAGGTCGAAAGCCTTCTTACGCTGCTGCACCGCTTCATCCGCAACGATCTGGCGGAATTGCACGCGAGCAATGTGCGCGTGCGCGTCATCGGCGCGCGCGCCGATCTCGCGCCCGACATCTCGGACCTGCTGCGCGAGGCCGAGCAGATGACGCAGGCGAACTCCGGGCTCACCCTCGTCGTCGCATTCAACTACGGCGCGCGGCAGGAGATCGCGGCGGCGGCCCGCGCGCTCGCGGAAATGGTGGCGCAGGGCCGACTGAGACCCGAGGAGATCGACGCCGACGCGATCGCGCGGCGGCTGGACACCGCGGACATTCCCGATCCGGACCTGATCATCCGCACGTCGGGCGAACAGCGGCTGTCGAACTTCCTGCTCTGGCAGGCGGCTTACGCCGAATTCGTCTTCCTGCCGATTCTCTGGCCGGATTTCGACGAAGCGGCGCTTTCGGCGGCGATCGCCGAATACGCCCATCGGGATCGCCGGTTTGGCGGGCTTGAGGCCGCGGCGCGCAGCGCCAAGACCGCTTCATGA
- a CDS encoding phosphatidate cytidylyltransferase — MTADRRDVGRAGQSPEKPSAGGFADLGPRLASAAAMVIAALGALYLGGDVFALFWLAAAFAVNWEWQGLIGGEGRAARIAVGGAAVAAATAFGRVFMPGAAALAIVVFALAGAALAGAERRLWAATGVVYAGALAFSVCLLRESPDFGALAIAFLFAVVWGTDIFAYFGGRLIGGPKLWPRVSAGKTWSGTITGVLCGAFLGLVAVYLGAGPQLASWRVFLVGLAAAAFSQVGDLFESSVKRRFGVKDSSQLIPGHGGAMDRLDGFIFASAFAAAVGLLRGAPSVAAGLFFW, encoded by the coding sequence ATGACGGCGGATCGAAGGGACGTAGGCCGCGCCGGGCAGTCTCCTGAAAAGCCGTCTGCCGGAGGCTTCGCCGACCTTGGGCCGCGCCTCGCATCCGCTGCGGCGATGGTCATCGCCGCCCTCGGCGCGCTCTATCTTGGCGGCGATGTCTTCGCGCTCTTCTGGCTGGCGGCCGCCTTCGCGGTGAATTGGGAGTGGCAGGGCCTGATCGGCGGCGAGGGGCGCGCCGCCAGAATCGCCGTCGGCGGCGCGGCGGTCGCCGCCGCAACGGCGTTCGGACGCGTCTTCATGCCGGGCGCCGCCGCGCTCGCGATTGTGGTTTTTGCCCTTGCGGGCGCAGCGCTGGCGGGAGCCGAGCGTCGCCTCTGGGCGGCGACGGGCGTTGTCTACGCCGGCGCGCTCGCCTTCTCCGTATGTCTTTTGCGCGAGTCGCCCGATTTCGGCGCGCTCGCGATCGCCTTCCTGTTCGCCGTGGTCTGGGGCACCGATATCTTTGCCTATTTTGGCGGCAGGCTGATCGGCGGACCGAAGCTTTGGCCGCGCGTCTCGGCCGGCAAGACATGGTCGGGCACGATCACCGGCGTTCTCTGCGGCGCATTCCTGGGCCTCGTCGCCGTCTATCTCGGCGCCGGCCCGCAACTTGCGAGCTGGCGCGTGTTCCTGGTCGGACTGGCCGCCGCCGCCTTCTCGCAAGTCGGCGATCTTTTCGAATCTTCGGTCAAGCGCCGCTTCGGGGTGAAGGACTCGAGCCAGCTCATTCCCGGCCATGGCGGCGCCATGGATCGGCTCGACGGCTTCATCTTCGCCAGCGCCTTCGCGGCGGCGGTGGGCCTGCTGCGCGGCGCGCCGTCGGTGGCGGCCGGTCTTTTCTTCTGGTAG
- the dxr gene encoding 1-deoxy-D-xylulose-5-phosphate reductoisomerase, protein MALANGQFHAHAPAQPPAPVPRRIVLLGATGSIGRSTVDLLERDPEGFSVSAVAGGRDVEALARVARAVRAEFAAIRDESAYAALKAALAGTNIQVAAGREAIIEAALRDADLVVSAIVGAAGVEPTYAALAAGRDVALANKECLVCAGVPFMRKAAEMGVQLLPMDSEHNAIFQALGGEDPSRIERMIVTASGGPFRTWSKERIAEASVEEALNHPNWAMGPKITVDSAGMMNKGLELIEAHHLFGIPAEKLEVVVHPQSIVHGLVAFSDGSVTAGIAVPDMRTPIAHCLGYPDRLTTPTPRLDLAKIATLTFEAPDFERFPALKLALEVLRDGGGLPTVLNAANEIAVEAFLDRRMSFDGIARHVAEACEAALRDGTANAPATVEDALAVDHIVRERSRSALAGRAASGMLLQ, encoded by the coding sequence ATGGCATTAGCAAACGGACAGTTTCACGCGCACGCCCCGGCCCAGCCGCCGGCGCCGGTCCCGCGCCGCATCGTGCTGCTGGGCGCGACGGGCTCGATCGGCCGCTCGACGGTCGACCTTCTCGAACGCGATCCGGAAGGATTTTCGGTGTCGGCGGTGGCGGGCGGCCGCGATGTCGAGGCGCTCGCGCGCGTCGCCCGCGCGGTCCGGGCCGAATTCGCCGCCATCCGCGACGAGAGCGCCTATGCGGCGCTCAAGGCGGCGCTCGCCGGGACCAACATTCAGGTCGCCGCGGGTCGCGAGGCGATCATCGAGGCCGCGCTGCGCGACGCCGATCTCGTGGTCTCGGCCATTGTCGGCGCCGCCGGCGTGGAGCCGACCTATGCGGCGCTCGCCGCCGGACGCGACGTGGCGCTCGCCAATAAGGAATGTCTCGTTTGCGCCGGCGTTCCCTTCATGCGGAAGGCGGCGGAAATGGGCGTGCAACTGCTGCCGATGGACAGCGAGCACAACGCCATTTTCCAGGCGCTTGGCGGCGAGGACCCCTCCCGCATCGAACGCATGATCGTCACGGCGTCCGGCGGCCCCTTCCGCACCTGGAGCAAGGAGCGCATCGCCGAGGCGAGCGTCGAGGAGGCGCTCAATCATCCCAATTGGGCGATGGGCCCGAAAATAACCGTCGATTCGGCCGGCATGATGAACAAGGGGCTCGAACTGATCGAGGCGCATCATCTTTTCGGCATTCCGGCCGAAAAGCTCGAAGTCGTGGTCCATCCGCAGTCCATCGTCCACGGCCTCGTCGCCTTTTCCGACGGCTCGGTGACCGCGGGAATCGCCGTGCCGGACATGCGCACGCCGATCGCCCACTGTCTCGGCTATCCTGATCGGCTGACGACCCCGACGCCGCGCCTCGATCTGGCGAAAATCGCCACGCTGACATTCGAGGCGCCTGATTTTGAACGGTTTCCGGCGCTCAAACTGGCGCTCGAGGTCCTGCGCGACGGCGGCGGCCTGCCGACCGTGCTCAACGCCGCCAATGAAATCGCCGTCGAAGCCTTCCTCGATCGCCGCATGTCCTTCGACGGGATCGCTCGCCATGTGGCCGAGGCCTGCGAGGCCGCTTTGCGCGACGGAACCGCAAATGCGCCCGCAACAGTTGAGGACGCCCTCGCGGTGGACCATATTGTTAGAGAAAGATCACGATCGGCCTTGGCCGGGCGTGCCGCATCAGGCATGTTGCTTCAGTGA
- a CDS encoding M50 family metallopeptidase codes for MLDLLTTFAFYLIPFVLVLTLVVFVHEFGHFIVGRWCGVKVDAFSIGFGPELWSRVDRFGTRWRIASIPLGGYVSFHGDANAASAPDPEAVRAMPETERAVTFAAQSVWKRAAIVFAGPFANFVLAIAIFAILFGVYGRTIYAPRVGSLTPGGAGAAAGFMAGDLVLTVDGAPVDSFSNLQEIVSSSADKKLIFVIQRGDQQLTLPVVPALREVESAIGKIRIGMLGIQASKAAADIRQERYGPADAVAMGVQETWTVVRRTGNYIGGLVTGRESADQLSGPIGIAQVSGQMAQAVSKVGIAPLLSLIAILSVSIGLLNLMPVPLLDGGHLLFFAIEAARGRALNERAQEVAFRVGLAMVGALMIFSTYNDIARLIHKLTGSGS; via the coding sequence TTGCTAGACCTCCTGACGACCTTCGCCTTTTATCTCATCCCCTTCGTGCTCGTTCTCACGCTGGTCGTGTTTGTGCACGAATTCGGGCACTTCATCGTCGGCCGGTGGTGCGGCGTGAAGGTGGACGCCTTCTCCATCGGCTTCGGACCGGAGCTGTGGTCTCGGGTGGATCGTTTCGGCACGCGCTGGCGCATCGCCAGCATTCCGCTCGGCGGTTATGTCAGCTTCCATGGGGACGCCAACGCCGCAAGCGCGCCGGACCCTGAAGCCGTGCGCGCGATGCCGGAGACCGAGCGCGCCGTGACTTTCGCCGCGCAGTCGGTCTGGAAGCGCGCCGCCATCGTGTTCGCCGGTCCTTTCGCCAATTTCGTTCTGGCGATCGCGATTTTCGCCATTCTCTTCGGGGTTTACGGACGCACGATCTATGCGCCGCGCGTCGGCTCGCTGACGCCTGGCGGGGCCGGCGCCGCTGCCGGCTTCATGGCCGGCGACCTGGTGCTGACCGTCGACGGCGCGCCGGTCGACTCCTTTTCGAATCTGCAGGAAATCGTTTCAAGCTCGGCCGACAAGAAGCTCATTTTCGTGATTCAGCGCGGCGATCAGCAGCTGACGCTTCCGGTCGTTCCCGCCCTGCGCGAGGTCGAGAGCGCGATCGGCAAAATCCGAATCGGCATGCTGGGCATTCAGGCGTCAAAGGCCGCGGCCGACATCCGCCAGGAACGCTACGGACCCGCCGACGCGGTGGCGATGGGCGTGCAGGAAACATGGACGGTCGTGCGCCGCACGGGAAATTACATCGGCGGACTCGTCACCGGACGGGAGAGCGCCGATCAGCTCTCCGGACCGATTGGCATCGCGCAAGTCTCGGGGCAAATGGCGCAGGCGGTCTCCAAGGTGGGCATCGCGCCGCTGTTGAGCCTCATCGCGATTCTCTCAGTCTCGATCGGTCTGCTCAATCTCATGCCGGTGCCGCTGCTTGACGGCGGACATTTGCTGTTCTTCGCGATTGAGGCGGCGCGCGGCCGCGCGCTCAACGAGCGCGCGCAGGAAGTCGCCTTCCGAGTGGGTCTCGCGATGGTCGGCGCGCTGATGATTTTCTCGACCTATAACGACATCGCGCGACTCATTCACAAGCTCACCGGCTCGGGCTCGTAG